A portion of the Rhodopseudomonas sp. BAL398 genome contains these proteins:
- a CDS encoding class I SAM-dependent methyltransferase, which produces MSRKTDTIQPDYFEDKYQSDIDPWQFRTSAYEREKYATTIGALGQKRYAKALEIGCSIGVLTGLLAKRCDAVVAIDASPTAIAAARQAGIENASFLTGTVPQDFPAGRFDLIVLSEVLYYFAAPDLARLASLCMTALQPGGEIILCHWLGETDYPLTGQAASDLFAQAVNVRLPARALLRDEVYRLERFSQTPPAAAGAGE; this is translated from the coding sequence ATGAGCCGGAAGACCGACACGATCCAGCCGGACTACTTCGAAGACAAATATCAGTCTGACATCGACCCCTGGCAATTCCGCACCAGCGCCTATGAGCGGGAGAAATACGCCACCACGATCGGCGCGCTCGGACAGAAGAGATATGCCAAGGCTCTCGAAATCGGCTGCTCGATCGGGGTGTTGACCGGATTGTTGGCCAAGCGATGCGACGCGGTCGTGGCGATCGATGCGTCACCGACCGCGATCGCCGCGGCGCGCCAGGCGGGGATTGAAAATGCCAGCTTCCTCACCGGCACCGTGCCCCAGGATTTCCCGGCGGGCAGGTTCGATCTGATCGTTCTGTCCGAGGTTCTGTACTATTTCGCCGCTCCCGATCTGGCGCGGCTCGCCTCCCTTTGCATGACCGCGTTGCAGCCCGGCGGTGAGATCATCCTGTGCCATTGGCTCGGCGAGACCGACTACCCGTTGACCGGTCAGGCCGCCAGCGACCTGTTCGCGCAGGCTGTCAACGTCAGACTGCCAGCGCGAGCGTTGCTGCGCGATGAGGTGTATCGGCTGGAACGGTTTTCGCAGACCCCGCCGGCAGCCGCAGGTGCCGGAGAATAA
- a CDS encoding acyl-CoA dehydrogenase family protein, giving the protein MKPILTLSNAHHLHERAAAFAKTASDAAESADTAGAIDAATWGAFHRSGLAMAAFPEALGGAGLSEGSRQSDLCMILRLVGAADLCFARLFEGHINAIALVCRYGTRAQMLSLADSVAEGALSAVWGADDAAGLAIKQQGDRSVLRGRKILASGAGLVTRPIVTAASPAGQMMCLLDLARHDNVDLSGWTPLGMRSTMTGAVELSGIGVGPDEIVGVAGDFMRQPHFSGGAWRFCAAQLGAMERLVELFREHLVARRRADDPYQLQRVAHCVASANTARFWVEEAARRLGASDHDAASTVAFANMTRMVTERCALEIMQEVQRGVGLVSFIRPNPIERISRDLSTYLRQPAPDLAMGDAARAWLASTDPVGEF; this is encoded by the coding sequence GTGAAACCCATTCTGACCTTGTCAAACGCCCATCATCTGCACGAGCGCGCCGCCGCGTTTGCGAAGACCGCGTCCGACGCGGCGGAATCGGCCGACACCGCGGGGGCGATCGACGCCGCGACGTGGGGGGCGTTTCACCGATCCGGCCTGGCGATGGCCGCGTTTCCGGAGGCGCTTGGCGGGGCCGGGCTGAGCGAGGGCAGCCGCCAAAGCGACCTGTGCATGATCCTGCGCCTCGTCGGCGCCGCCGATCTGTGTTTCGCGCGGCTGTTCGAGGGGCATATCAACGCCATCGCACTGGTCTGCCGCTATGGCACCCGGGCGCAAATGCTGTCTTTGGCCGACAGCGTCGCGGAGGGCGCTTTGTCGGCCGTATGGGGAGCCGATGACGCCGCCGGGCTGGCGATCAAACAACAAGGCGATCGCTCCGTATTGCGGGGCCGCAAGATTCTGGCCTCCGGAGCCGGGCTGGTTACGCGTCCCATCGTGACCGCGGCGTCCCCCGCCGGACAGATGATGTGTCTTCTCGATCTGGCGCGGCACGACAATGTCGACCTCAGCGGATGGACCCCGCTGGGCATGCGATCCACCATGACTGGCGCGGTCGAACTGTCGGGGATCGGCGTCGGTCCCGACGAGATTGTCGGCGTGGCCGGCGACTTCATGCGACAGCCGCATTTTTCCGGCGGCGCCTGGCGCTTCTGCGCCGCCCAGCTCGGGGCGATGGAACGTCTGGTCGAATTGTTTCGCGAACACCTCGTCGCGCGCCGCCGCGCCGACGATCCCTATCAGCTCCAGCGCGTGGCTCACTGCGTTGCATCGGCGAATACGGCCCGGTTCTGGGTCGAGGAGGCCGCCAGACGGTTGGGCGCTTCGGATCACGATGCGGCCTCCACCGTCGCCTTCGCCAACATGACCCGAATGGTCACAGAACGCTGCGCGCTCGAGATCATGCAGGAGGTGCAGCGCGGGGTCGGCCTTGTATCCTTCATCCGGCCGAACCCGATCGAGCGCATCAGCCGCGATCTATCGACCTATCTGCGCCAGCCGGCGCCCGATCTGGCAATGGGCGACGCCGCCAGAGCCTGGCTGGCTTCGACCGATCCCGTGGGAGAGTTCTGA
- a CDS encoding PIG-L deacetylase family protein → MNAGDYLDAIRALAVGSLQDLTGNHPFVVLSPHPDDESLGAGGLIAAASSQGPRAEVMVITDGSGSHPGSKRYSRQHLIDLRQAELAEAGRLLGLGPDRVHHLGLVDTQAPSSGAAFDHAVATITETCRKADARSLFVTWDCDPHCDHVAAARMAEAVRRQLPQLHLWAYPIWGWHLDRSTMLERPRPRGLRLDISRHQTIKRAAIAAHVSQMTDLIDDDPDGFRFTDTTLAPFLGAFEYFIEVAP, encoded by the coding sequence TTGAACGCCGGAGACTATCTCGACGCGATTCGGGCGCTGGCCGTGGGTTCGCTGCAGGATTTGACCGGCAATCATCCATTCGTGGTGCTGTCGCCGCATCCGGACGATGAGTCGCTGGGCGCCGGAGGGCTGATCGCCGCCGCATCTTCGCAGGGCCCGCGAGCAGAGGTCATGGTGATCACCGATGGTTCGGGATCGCATCCGGGCTCGAAACGCTATTCGCGCCAGCATCTGATCGATCTGCGCCAGGCGGAACTCGCCGAAGCGGGGCGACTGCTCGGGCTTGGTCCTGATCGCGTCCATCACCTCGGCTTGGTTGACACCCAGGCGCCGTCAAGCGGTGCGGCGTTCGATCACGCAGTCGCCACCATCACCGAGACCTGCCGCAAAGCCGACGCGCGATCGCTGTTCGTGACCTGGGACTGCGATCCGCATTGCGACCACGTCGCGGCCGCCCGCATGGCCGAAGCCGTGCGGCGGCAACTGCCGCAGCTGCACCTCTGGGCCTATCCGATCTGGGGCTGGCATCTGGACCGCTCGACGATGCTCGAGCGGCCGCGACCGCGCGGGTTGCGGCTCGATATCTCGCGCCATCAAACCATAAAACGCGCAGCCATCGCCGCCCATGTCTCGCAAATGACGGATCTGATCGATGACGATCCCGACGGCTTTCGATTTACCGATACAACGCTCGCGCCGTTCCTGGGGGCGTTCGAATATTTCATCGAGGTCGCGCCATGA